The Pirellulales bacterium genome window below encodes:
- a CDS encoding HU family DNA-binding protein, with translation MSNAKKAPSKSEVLANISEATGVAKKEVSAVLEALGNEIKKSMSGKGSGMFAIPGLVKIEKKKVPARPARKGVPNPFKPGELMDVAAKPASTKIKVRALKQLKAMA, from the coding sequence GTGTCAAACGCAAAAAAAGCGCCGTCAAAAAGTGAAGTTCTCGCCAACATTTCTGAGGCCACTGGTGTCGCCAAGAAAGAAGTCAGTGCCGTGCTCGAAGCCTTGGGCAACGAAATCAAGAAGTCGATGAGCGGCAAAGGCTCTGGAATGTTCGCCATTCCAGGTCTGGTGAAAATCGAAAAGAAAAAGGTTCCGGCCCGCCCAGCTCGCAAAGGCGTACCTAACCCGTTCAAGCCCGGCGAGCTAATGGATGTGGCCGCCAAACCGGCCAGCACCAAAATTAAGGTTCGCGCTTTGAAGCAACTGAAGGCCATGGCCTAG